A section of the Thermoplasmatales archaeon genome encodes:
- a CDS encoding HesA/MoeB/ThiF family protein, which translates to MNRYEKQIPILGKEGQEKLKEAKIAVVGAGGLGSAVCFYLASAGFGHIKIIDSDAVELSNLNRQIIHWEEDIGKDKVFSAVEKLRKLNSEVEIVGIKEKISRHNMDLLKDADAIVDCLDNFESRYILNEACLEYEIPLFHGACRAFQGQATVIIPYKTACLKCIFPKVRDEKNLPIIGSVAGTIATIQATELIKYIVGIKPSLENKLLIYDAHFLSYYLVDLEKNKNCPACSKR; encoded by the coding sequence ATGAATAGATATGAAAAGCAAATTCCGATTTTAGGAAAAGAAGGGCAGGAGAAGCTTAAAGAAGCAAAAATTGCTGTTGTAGGGGCGGGCGGGCTTGGCTCTGCTGTTTGCTTTTATCTTGCATCTGCTGGGTTTGGGCATATTAAGATAATAGATAGCGATGCTGTTGAGTTGTCTAATTTGAATAGGCAGATAATTCACTGGGAAGAAGATATTGGAAAGGATAAAGTTTTTTCTGCTGTTGAAAAGTTAAGGAAGTTAAATAGCGAAGTAGAAATAGTTGGAATTAAAGAGAAAATAAGCAGGCATAATATGGACTTGCTTAAAGATGCGGATGCAATTGTTGATTGCCTTGATAATTTTGAATCAAGATATATATTGAATGAAGCATGCCTTGAATATGAAATTCCTCTATTTCACGGAGCATGCAGGGCATTTCAGGGGCAGGCAACAGTTATAATACCATATAAAACTGCATGCCTAAAATGCATTTTTCCTAAAGTCAGGGATGAAAAAAATTTGCCAATTATTGGAAGTGTTGCTGGAACAATAGCAACGATACAGGCAACTGAATTAATAAAATATATAGTTGGAATTAAGCCATCTCTTGAAAATAAACTTCTCATCTATGATGCCCATTTTCTTTCCTACTATCTGGTTGATTTAGAAAAAAATAAAAACTGCCCCGCTTGTAGTAAAAGATGA
- a CDS encoding 30S ribosomal protein S7 codes for MTELLFGKYSLEDVVITDKGLAQYINLHPRKLHTHGKHANRRFKKANLSIIERLISNMMRTEKYTGKKLKATKVVEKAFEIIHKKTKKNPVQILIKAIENSAPREETTRLFLSGIYVPQAVDSAPLRRLDIALRNICTGAVNKTFRNKKRIEECLADEIISASNDEPSSFAISKKLEVERIAESAR; via the coding sequence ATGACCGAACTATTATTTGGAAAATATAGTTTAGAAGATGTTGTAATAACGGACAAGGGACTGGCACAATATATAAACCTTCATCCAAGAAAATTGCATACTCACGGAAAGCATGCGAATAGAAGATTTAAGAAAGCAAATCTATCCATAATTGAGCGACTTATAAGCAACATGATGAGAACTGAAAAATATACTGGAAAAAAATTAAAAGCAACAAAGGTTGTTGAAAAAGCATTTGAAATAATTCACAAAAAAACAAAGAAAAATCCCGTACAGATTTTAATAAAGGCAATAGAAAACTCTGCTCCAAGAGAGGAAACAACTCGCTTATTTTTATCCGGAATATATGTTCCTCAAGCTGTAGATAGTGCTCCTTTGCGAAGGTTAGATATTGCTTTGAGAAATATATGCACTGGGGCAGTCAATAAAACATTCAGAAATAAAAAGAGAATTGAAGAATGTCTTGCTGATGAAATAATAAGCGCATCAAATGATGAGCCATCAAGTTTTGCAATAAGCAAAAAATTGGAAGTAGAAAGAATAGCGGAAAGTGCAAGGTGA
- the heR gene encoding heliorhodopsin HeR: MVKEVKYERLRFFNILMGFLHLFQSAIMLYLSSDKKWPIYITYLRFDELNRTLVPTTDKIFDIQLAPLVALFLLISAIAHFLISTVLYKRYVENLKSNINPYRWYEYSISASLMIVIIAILTGIYELGTLIALFALTGIMNLMGLMMEIHNQTTKKTNWTSYIIGCIAGIVPWIVIAISLAAGALYGGEMPFFVIVIYFSIAFFFNLFAVNMFLQYKKIGKWKDYLYGEKIYIILSLVAKSLLAWQIFFGTLQP; this comes from the coding sequence ATGGTAAAGGAAGTAAAATATGAGAGATTGAGATTTTTTAATATTTTGATGGGCTTTTTACATTTATTTCAATCAGCGATAATGCTATATTTAAGTAGTGATAAAAAATGGCCAATATATATAACCTATCTCAGATTTGACGAATTGAATAGAACATTGGTTCCTACAACAGACAAAATATTTGATATCCAGCTTGCTCCATTGGTGGCATTATTCTTGTTAATATCTGCAATTGCCCATTTTTTAATTTCAACAGTTCTTTATAAAAGATATGTTGAAAATCTGAAAAGCAATATTAACCCCTATAGATGGTATGAATATTCTATAAGTGCTTCACTAATGATTGTTATAATTGCCATCTTGACTGGAATATATGAATTGGGCACATTAATTGCTCTTTTTGCACTTACTGGAATAATGAATTTAATGGGACTGATGATGGAAATCCACAACCAAACAACCAAAAAAACAAATTGGACATCTTATATAATAGGATGCATAGCTGGCATAGTCCCATGGATTGTTATAGCCATATCGCTTGCGGCTGGCGCGCTATATGGAGGGGAGATGCCCTTTTTTGTTATTGTAATATATTTTTCAATAGCTTTCTTTTTCAATCTTTTTGCTGTAAATATGTTTCTGCAGTATAAGAAAATAGGTAAATGGAAGGATTATCTATATGGAGAGAAAATTTATATAATTTTGAGCCTTGTAGCAAAATCACTTCTTGCCTGGCAGATATTTTTTGGGACACTTCAACCTTGA
- a CDS encoding MoaD/ThiS family protein, with product MKVKVKFYSLHREIAGESEIYLEIEKGKKLKDVLKLIFENYQELEKLKDFTVASLNHKYANGEEYVNEGDEIAIFPPVGGG from the coding sequence ATGAAGGTAAAAGTAAAATTTTATTCACTTCATCGTGAAATAGCAGGTGAAAGCGAAATTTACTTGGAAATAGAGAAGGGTAAAAAATTGAAAGATGTTTTAAAATTAATTTTTGAAAATTATCAAGAATTGGAAAAGCTTAAAGATTTTACAGTTGCATCACTAAACCATAAATATGCTAATGGAGAGGAATATGTAAATGAAGGAGATGAAATTGCAATTTTTCCACCGGTTGGAGGGGGCTAG
- a CDS encoding dienelactone hydrolase family protein, with protein MKKLAWLILLIFLFSGFTSGINRSISSSPNEEWINGRRFLWEKPQTGCNYPVIIVLHAALQRAEVWFYPFIWSNGQYLFVKEALRMGYMVVAPDSLEPYGIKAWDSFSNESEDILFFYDILEWLSENEADMERIYVCGFSSGAFMASRLAIFCGDKIEGVVIYAGANADYIKITKNGPEFDCISNQSIPSNHSPSLIIHGKKDRFVPYECGFHYYEELIKNGIDAKFVSTIGGHRWQFMYNKYIFEWLAGQKILWKNAAAELTCQATKRPS; from the coding sequence ATGAAAAAACTGGCATGGTTAATATTATTGATTTTTTTATTTAGTGGTTTCACTTCTGGAATAAATAGGAGCATTTCCAGTAGCCCAAATGAAGAATGGATAAACGGTAGAAGATTTTTGTGGGAAAAGCCGCAAACAGGATGCAATTATCCTGTAATAATTGTGCTGCACGCCGCACTTCAGCGTGCAGAAGTATGGTTTTATCCCTTTATCTGGAGCAATGGGCAGTATCTATTTGTTAAAGAAGCATTGAGAATGGGATATATGGTTGTTGCTCCCGATTCTTTAGAGCCATATGGTATAAAAGCATGGGATTCATTTTCAAATGAATCAGAAGATATATTGTTTTTCTATGATATTTTGGAATGGCTTTCTGAAAATGAAGCTGATATGGAGAGAATATATGTATGTGGTTTTTCATCCGGTGCTTTTATGGCGAGTAGATTAGCAATTTTTTGTGGTGATAAAATAGAAGGGGTAGTAATTTATGCTGGAGCAAATGCTGATTACATCAAAATTACAAAGAATGGACCAGAATTTGATTGCATTTCAAATCAGAGCATTCCATCTAATCATTCACCTTCTTTAATAATTCATGGTAAAAAAGATAGATTTGTACCATATGAATGCGGTTTTCATTACTATGAAGAGCTAATAAAAAATGGAATTGATGCAAAATTTGTCTCTACTATCGGTGGTCATAGATGGCAATTTATGTATAATAAATATATTTTTGAATGGCTTGCTGGACAAAAAATTCTTTGGAAGAATGCTGCAGCGGAGTTGACCTGCCAGGCTACAAAAAGACCCTCCTGA
- a CDS encoding ABC transporter permease: MRIFKDIFIVFQKEIKEYWRWKLHIVFDAFFPLLDTVLFIIIWSAILKGGFEGYGMITKENYIGFLISGMIVWSFARNYLSGEFTRIFVEEKHRRTIQYLLSSPINRMAIPYGKSLLPVLRSIFNSIILISVGLSLGFVFKGNPFLILLIIFLTFLTFSGIGLTIAALGSWREDIADSGWLIYYIFEITAGIYFPLDILPGNIKNIFFALPQAQAVQAMRMLVLENAGIYDILPFILALAFYSLVMIFCAFFAFRFVERKAMLVGI, translated from the coding sequence ATGAGAATTTTTAAAGATATATTTATTGTTTTTCAAAAAGAAATTAAGGAATACTGGAGATGGAAGCTTCATATAGTTTTTGATGCTTTTTTTCCACTTTTAGATACTGTGCTATTTATCATAATATGGAGCGCAATTCTTAAAGGAGGATTTGAGGGTTATGGAATGATAACAAAAGAAAATTACATTGGCTTTCTTATCTCTGGTATGATTGTCTGGAGTTTTGCAAGGAATTATTTAAGCGGTGAATTTACGAGAATATTTGTTGAAGAGAAGCACCGCAGAACAATTCAATATTTACTTTCTTCTCCTATAAACAGGATGGCAATACCATATGGTAAGTCCTTGCTACCAGTGCTTAGATCCATTTTCAATTCAATAATTTTAATTTCTGTTGGGCTTTCCTTGGGTTTTGTTTTTAAGGGAAATCCATTCCTTATACTTTTAATAATTTTCCTTACATTTCTAACATTTTCTGGAATTGGATTAACAATTGCTGCCCTCGGCTCCTGGCGGGAAGATATAGCTGATTCTGGATGGCTAATCTACTACATATTTGAAATAACCGCTGGAATTTACTTCCCATTAGACATTCTCCCAGGCAATATAAAAAATATTTTCTTCGCCCTCCCTCAGGCGCAGGCGGTGCAGGCGATGCGTATGTTGGTGCTTGAAAATGCTGGCATTTATGACATTTTGCCCTTTATCTTGGCACTTGCTTTTTACTCGCTTGTCATGATTTTTTGTGCATTTTTTGCTTTTCGTTTTGTTGAAAGAAAGGCTATGCTTGTCGGGATTTGA
- a CDS encoding elongation factor EF-2, whose product MGRKEENIAKAKQLRYIPEKIRNIGIVAHIDHGKTTFSDNLLAGAGMISEELAGEQLVLDYDEQEQARGITINAAAASMVHEYEGQEYLINLIDTPGHVDFGGDVTRAMRAVDGCIVVVCAVEGVMPQTETVLRQALKERVKPVLLINKVDRLINELKLNPQEMQQRFVKIIAEVNRLIQKMAPEDFKNWSVKPEDGSVAFGSALNNWAISVPFMKKTGITFKDIYEYCLKDDQETLAKKAPIHKITLDMVIRHLPNPKEAQKYRIPNIWKGDLNSETGKAMVECSPKGELAMMVTKIIIDPHAGEITVGRVFSGTLKEGEEVYILGMPKSYRVQQVAVMVGDTRIPVDEIPAGNIAAITGLRDSYAGCTITSNPDLEPFEGIKHYSEPVVTVRVEAKKPADLPKLVKVLRDVSKADPSIQVEINQETGEYLMSGMGELHLEITEYRIKNEHKVDIIVSDPTVIYRETVRKKSPVFEGKSPNKHNCIYVEVEPLEENVVKALLEGQIEENVKKYRKEVSKKLEELGMNREDAKGVFAIKGANLFTDVTKGIQHLNEAKELLIQAFEDVCKAGCKAAEPLQGVKVRLVDAKLHEDAIHRGPAQMIPATRNSIYGAMTLAQPILLEPIQKVFISVPSELLGNVTREITQRRGTILEIKNEGDMSIVQAKAPVAEMFGFASAIRSATGGRVLWSTENMGFEPLPDFLQDEVMRKIRERKGLKPEPYPAEHYAG is encoded by the coding sequence ATGGGAAGGAAAGAAGAAAATATTGCAAAAGCAAAACAATTGAGATATATCCCAGAAAAAATAAGAAACATTGGCATAGTTGCCCACATAGACCATGGAAAAACAACTTTCTCGGATAATCTTCTCGCGGGCGCGGGCATGATTTCGGAAGAACTTGCGGGCGAGCAACTGGTGCTTGATTATGATGAGCAGGAGCAGGCGAGAGGTATAACAATAAATGCGGCTGCCGCCTCGATGGTTCATGAATATGAGGGACAGGAATATTTAATTAACTTAATTGATACGCCGGGGCATGTTGATTTTGGAGGAGATGTTACCCGTGCAATGCGTGCTGTTGATGGTTGCATAGTCGTTGTTTGTGCTGTTGAGGGTGTAATGCCCCAAACTGAAACTGTTTTAAGGCAGGCTTTGAAGGAAAGAGTTAAACCAGTTTTGCTTATAAATAAGGTTGATAGACTTATAAATGAATTAAAATTAAATCCTCAAGAAATGCAGCAGAGGTTTGTTAAGATAATTGCTGAAGTAAATAGGTTAATACAGAAAATGGCTCCAGAAGATTTTAAAAACTGGAGTGTTAAGCCAGAGGATGGAAGTGTTGCTTTTGGGAGTGCATTAAACAACTGGGCCATTTCAGTTCCATTTATGAAAAAAACAGGTATAACATTCAAAGATATATATGAATACTGTTTGAAGGATGATCAAGAAACTCTTGCAAAAAAAGCACCTATTCATAAAATAACTCTGGATATGGTTATAAGGCATCTTCCAAATCCAAAAGAGGCGCAGAAATACAGAATTCCTAATATATGGAAGGGGGATTTAAATAGTGAAACTGGAAAGGCAATGGTGGAATGCAGTCCAAAGGGAGAGCTTGCAATGATGGTAACAAAAATAATTATTGACCCGCATGCAGGCGAAATAACTGTTGGAAGGGTTTTTTCAGGCACACTAAAAGAAGGAGAGGAAGTTTATATACTGGGAATGCCGAAGTCATATCGCGTACAGCAGGTAGCGGTAATGGTAGGAGATACAAGAATACCAGTAGATGAGATACCAGCTGGCAATATTGCTGCAATAACTGGTTTGAGAGATAGCTATGCAGGATGTACAATCACATCAAATCCAGACCTTGAGCCATTTGAAGGAATAAAGCACTATTCTGAGCCTGTGGTTACGGTTAGAGTTGAGGCGAAAAAGCCAGCTGATTTACCAAAACTTGTAAAAGTGCTTAGAGATGTTTCAAAAGCTGACCCTTCAATACAGGTAGAAATAAACCAGGAGACGGGAGAGTATTTAATGTCTGGAATGGGTGAGCTACATCTTGAAATAACTGAATATAGAATAAAAAATGAGCATAAAGTTGATATAATTGTTTCGGACCCGACGGTAATTTACAGAGAAACTGTTCGCAAAAAATCGCCAGTTTTTGAAGGCAAATCCCCAAACAAGCATAATTGCATATATGTAGAGGTAGAACCACTTGAAGAAAATGTTGTTAAAGCCCTTTTAGAAGGACAGATAGAGGAAAATGTCAAAAAATATAGAAAAGAAGTTTCCAAAAAACTCGAAGAACTTGGTATGAATAGAGAAGATGCAAAAGGTGTTTTTGCAATAAAGGGGGCAAATTTATTTACAGATGTAACAAAGGGGATACAGCACCTTAACGAAGCAAAGGAATTACTGATTCAGGCTTTTGAGGATGTCTGCAAAGCGGGCTGCAAGGCGGCGGAGCCGCTGCAGGGCGTGAAGGTGCGCCTTGTTGATGCAAAACTACATGAGGATGCAATACACCGCGGGCCAGCACAGATGATACCCGCAACAAGAAACTCAATTTATGGAGCTATGACACTTGCCCAGCCAATTTTACTTGAGCCAATTCAGAAGGTATTTATATCTGTGCCGAGCGAGCTTCTGGGAAATGTTACAAGAGAAATAACCCAGAGAAGAGGGACAATTTTGGAAATTAAGAATGAGGGCGACATGAGCATTGTTCAAGCAAAAGCGCCTGTGGCGGAGATGTTTGGATTTGCATCAGCAATTCGCTCAGCTACTGGTGGAAGAGTTTTATGGAGTACAGAGAATATGGGATTTGAACCATTGCCTGACTTTTTACAGGATGAAGTAATGAGGAAAATAAGGGAAAGAAAAGGACTTAAGCCAGAGCCATATCCAGCAGAGCATTATGCGGGATAA
- a CDS encoding winged helix-turn-helix transcriptional regulator → MKKLLWWLLAASAGGANRGRIIELLIEKPMNANEIARITGMDYKTVRHHLKVLEKNSLITSMGEGYAKMYFISDLLEQNIKHFYEIWEKIGKNKINRKGVM, encoded by the coding sequence ATAAAGAAACTTCTTTGGTGGCTTCTGGCTGCTTCTGCGGGGGGAGCCAACAGAGGAAGAATAATTGAATTGCTGATTGAAAAGCCAATGAATGCGAATGAAATTGCGAGGATTACAGGTATGGATTACAAAACTGTGAGGCATCATTTGAAAGTGCTTGAAAAGAATAGCCTGATAACTTCGATGGGTGAGGGATATGCAAAAATGTATTTTATATCTGATTTGCTGGAGCAGAATATAAAGCATTTTTATGAGATTTGGGAAAAAATTGGGAAAAATAAAATAAATAGGAAAGGGGTGATGTAA
- a CDS encoding 30S ribosomal protein S12, giving the protein MGRGMFAARKLAKNKQKFRWSDSGYKRYMLDLKRKTDPLEGAPQARGIVLEKIGIEARQPNSAIRKAVKVQLIKNGKVVTAFTPGDKAITFIDEHDEVIIEGIGGRMGRSKGDIPGVRYKVIKVNNVSLNELVKGKVEKPVR; this is encoded by the coding sequence ATGGGCAGAGGAATGTTCGCCGCTCGTAAATTGGCAAAAAATAAGCAGAAATTCAGGTGGAGTGATAGCGGATACAAGAGATACATGCTCGATTTAAAGAGAAAAACTGACCCACTCGAAGGGGCGCCGCAGGCAAGAGGTATAGTGCTTGAAAAGATTGGAATAGAAGCAAGGCAGCCAAATTCTGCAATAAGGAAGGCAGTAAAAGTTCAATTGATAAAGAACGGGAAGGTTGTTACAGCCTTTACCCCGGGAGATAAAGCAATTACATTCATAGATGAGCATGATGAAGTTATTATTGAAGGGATAGGAGGAAGAATGGGTCGTTCTAAGGGAGATATTCCTGGAGTAAGATATAAAGTCATAAAAGTAAATAATGTATCATTGAACGAACTTGTTAAAGGTAAGGTGGAGAAACCAGTGAGATAA
- a CDS encoding ABC transporter ATP-binding protein, giving the protein MIALEVNDVSKTYKQGDNYKIALEDICFSVEEGEIFGLLGPNGSGKTTLIKIIFGLMAPDKGKINIFGYEIPKERTKIIDRINVVFSRAGFYWNLTGRDHLKFYGKIYRVKNLKEKIEELIELFELHDKIDMTADKYSTGEAMRLNLARALLNEPDLLILDEPTIGLDPILALKIRDYLIKINEEKGITILLTTHYMEEADRLCRRIAIIDEGKIIAIDTPSNLKNKLKKEKICEIGVSNLTSQLMEKIKEKFEKCSYYENKSELRIILKKYEDVAEIIDFLKNNEADVISVHTEKPTLEDVFLYMTGKRLRDKNENF; this is encoded by the coding sequence ATGATTGCATTGGAAGTCAATGATGTTTCTAAAACATACAAACAGGGAGATAATTATAAAATTGCTCTGGAAGACATCTGTTTTTCTGTTGAAGAAGGAGAAATATTTGGTCTGCTTGGGCCAAATGGCTCCGGGAAAACAACTTTAATAAAGATTATTTTCGGGCTAATGGCTCCAGATAAAGGAAAAATAAATATTTTTGGATATGAAATTCCGAAAGAAAGAACAAAAATAATAGATAGAATTAATGTTGTTTTTTCAAGAGCAGGATTTTACTGGAATTTAACAGGAAGAGATCATTTAAAATTTTATGGAAAAATTTATAGGGTAAAAAATTTAAAAGAAAAAATAGAAGAACTTATTGAACTTTTTGAATTGCACGATAAAATAGATATGACAGCAGATAAATATTCAACTGGAGAAGCAATGAGATTAAATCTTGCCAGAGCATTATTAAATGAGCCAGATTTACTAATACTTGACGAGCCCACCATAGGGTTGGATCCAATACTGGCATTGAAGATAAGAGATTATCTAATTAAAATAAATGAAGAAAAAGGAATTACAATCCTGCTTACAACACACTACATGGAAGAAGCGGATCGCTTATGCAGAAGAATTGCCATAATTGATGAAGGAAAAATTATAGCAATAGACACTCCATCAAATTTAAAAAATAAGCTGAAAAAGGAAAAGATATGTGAAATAGGTGTTTCAAATCTTACATCTCAATTAATGGAAAAGATAAAAGAAAAATTTGAGAAATGCTCCTATTATGAGAACAAATCAGAATTAAGAATTATACTGAAAAAATATGAGGATGTAGCAGAAATAATTGATTTTTTAAAGAATAATGAAGCAGATGTAATTTCTGTTCATACAGAGAAACCAACTCTTGAAGATGTTTTTCTTTATATGACTGGAAAGAGGTTGAGGGATAAAAATGAGAATTTTTAA
- a CDS encoding DEAD/DEAH box helicase, protein MKVDELQVAKEVKEILKEQGINELYPPQEEAIPYVLKGKNVVVSAPTASGKSLVAYLSVVQTALNGNKGIYIVPLRALAREKYEDLKKFEKIGIKVGISTGDLYDRGEKLGKYDIIVCTSEKADSLLRHKSEWVYEVKNVVLDEIHLINDVARGPTLEVIAARFMHMLCPQIVALSATIKNVYEIAEWLDAELIQSEWRPVPLKQGVLFGRKIYFDDGSVKEIENPKLEGIVEDTLRRGQILIFVNTRQASQMLAEKLKEIVGGFCEAEEIASEILHGEEITSISKKLASCIEKGVAFHHAGLTSIQRKIIEDNFRKGKIKCVVATPTMAMGINMPARRVIIKNLWRYSELEGGMRPLPVMEVKQMMGRAGRPGYDEIGEAIIIARNKMEKERLWDEYIMSDVEPIYSKLSSEPLLRMHILALIATGFAISWKEILDFFKKTFYVHQLGMLPENKIFECLDFLERNGFIRSEGEKWLATPFGEKTSSLYIDPLTALKMKFALEDKMGNNFSYLHVICSTPDMKCLSVNRKDDWLEEKINEEKFLLPVPSPYDAEYDFFLSEVKTACMLEDWINEKKEDEIISKYQVGSGDIHAKAETAEWLLYSMSEIARLFNFEAVTILKKLEMRVKYGCKDELLNLVKLRGIGRVRARILYRHGLKNVEMLKRASISMLKELPGIGEGVAKLIKEQVE, encoded by the coding sequence ATGAAAGTAGATGAACTGCAGGTTGCAAAAGAAGTTAAAGAAATTTTGAAGGAGCAGGGGATAAATGAACTTTACCCCCCGCAGGAAGAAGCAATACCTTATGTTTTAAAAGGAAAAAATGTTGTGGTTTCTGCACCTACTGCTTCTGGAAAAAGTCTTGTTGCATATCTTTCAGTGGTTCAAACTGCTTTAAATGGAAATAAGGGCATCTATATCGTTCCTCTGAGGGCTCTTGCAAGAGAAAAATACGAAGATTTAAAAAAATTTGAAAAAATTGGAATAAAGGTTGGTATTTCAACAGGAGATTTATATGATAGGGGCGAAAAACTCGGTAAATACGATATAATTGTATGTACGAGCGAAAAAGCAGACTCTTTGCTGAGGCACAAATCAGAATGGGTATATGAAGTAAAAAATGTTGTTTTGGATGAAATTCATTTGATAAATGATGTGGCCCGCGGCCCGACGCTTGAAGTGATCGCCGCAAGATTTATGCATATGTTATGTCCCCAGATAGTTGCCCTATCAGCAACAATAAAAAATGTTTATGAAATTGCTGAATGGCTTGATGCGGAACTGATTCAATCTGAATGGCGTCCCGTGCCGCTGAAGCAGGGCGTGCTCTTTGGCAGGAAAATATATTTTGATGACGGGAGCGTTAAGGAAATAGAGAATCCAAAACTTGAAGGGATAGTTGAGGATACACTTCGCAGAGGACAAATTCTGATTTTTGTAAATACACGCCAAGCATCGCAAATGCTTGCTGAGAAATTGAAAGAAATTGTTGGAGGATTTTGCGAGGCGGAGGAGATAGCAAGCGAGATTTTACATGGCGAAGAGATAACGAGCATATCAAAAAAACTTGCTTCATGTATTGAGAAAGGTGTTGCATTTCATCATGCTGGCCTTACTTCGATTCAGAGAAAAATTATTGAGGACAATTTCAGGAAAGGAAAAATAAAGTGTGTTGTTGCTACTCCTACAATGGCAATGGGTATAAATATGCCAGCGAGAAGGGTTATAATAAAAAATTTATGGAGATATTCAGAGTTAGAAGGAGGGATGAGGCCACTGCCGGTTATGGAAGTGAAGCAGATGATGGGCAGAGCTGGCAGGCCCGGATATGATGAGATTGGAGAAGCGATAATAATTGCTAGAAATAAGATGGAAAAGGAGAGACTGTGGGATGAATACATAATGTCTGATGTTGAGCCAATTTATTCAAAACTATCTTCCGAGCCATTGTTAAGGATGCATATTCTCGCATTAATAGCAACTGGTTTTGCAATTTCATGGAAAGAAATATTGGATTTTTTCAAAAAAACTTTTTATGTTCATCAGCTTGGGATGCTTCCAGAAAATAAAATATTTGAATGCCTTGATTTTCTGGAAAGAAATGGATTTATAAGGAGTGAGGGTGAAAAATGGCTCGCAACACCTTTTGGAGAAAAAACATCGAGCCTTTATATCGACCCTTTAACTGCTTTAAAAATGAAGTTTGCTCTTGAGGATAAAATGGGTAACAATTTCTCATATTTACATGTAATATGTTCAACACCTGATATGAAATGCTTATCAGTTAATAGAAAAGATGATTGGCTTGAGGAAAAAATAAATGAAGAAAAGTTTCTCCTTCCTGTGCCCTCGCCGTATGATGCCGAGTATGATTTCTTCCTTTCAGAGGTTAAAACTGCATGCATGCTCGAGGACTGGATAAATGAAAAGAAGGAAGATGAAATAATTTCAAAGTATCAAGTTGGCTCTGGTGATATACATGCGAAAGCTGAGACCGCAGAATGGCTTCTTTATTCAATGTCAGAGATTGCGAGATTATTCAATTTTGAAGCGGTTACCATACTAAAGAAACTTGAAATGAGAGTTAAATATGGATGTAAGGATGAATTACTTAATTTAGTCAAGTTGAGAGGAATAGGGCGTGTTAGAGCAAGAATTTTATATAGGCATGGCTTAAAAAATGTCGAAATGCTTAAGAGAGCAAGCATATCCATGCTTAAAGAATTGCCAGGCATAGGTGAGGGAGTTGCTAAACTGATAAAGGAGCAGGTAGAATGA